The following proteins are encoded in a genomic region of Arthrobacter jiangjiafuii:
- a CDS encoding MFS transporter, which translates to MQDFDNSKPGKTNPQPEAAEAHLPDPPPGTTPPGTTESQPQTAAVKPDARRWRTLWLLGVAQLMLVVDVTVVAIALPDMQADLGLDRAGLAWTASVYALAFGGLMLLGGKAADILGPRRVVLFGLGLFIATSLLAGLATGPVLLLLARALQGVGAAAMSPAALSVIARTFTGDDLSRALGVWSGLGGAGAAIGVLLGGALTSGPGWPWVFYVNVPVGLLLLAGLLRWVRPLPGSGGRLDVLGAALVTASTSAVVYGLVSAGDYGWISAPTLIAGAAGVLGYVLFWRRIRTAGAPLVDPAMLQRKPVLLGLGLIFIATALMISVFFLGSFTLQELHGFSALETGLSFLPVAVGTIVGSNLAGRVVPSWGVRAVYATGLLIAAAGLAAAAGIFSMTVLVIGITVSGFGIGAVFVAAAGSLFSAVQPQEAGVASAALSTFHEFGAAAGVSTVSSIAAAALLVPGFAAFAPGYWFAAAVAVAACLGSLAWPRNPAAAQAG; encoded by the coding sequence ATGCAGGATTTCGACAACTCGAAACCGGGAAAGACCAATCCACAGCCTGAGGCGGCAGAGGCGCACCTGCCAGACCCGCCACCCGGGACGACGCCGCCCGGGACGACAGAGTCACAGCCGCAGACCGCGGCGGTGAAGCCGGATGCCCGCCGCTGGCGAACCCTCTGGCTGCTGGGCGTCGCCCAGCTGATGCTGGTCGTGGATGTCACTGTGGTGGCCATCGCGCTGCCGGACATGCAGGCCGATCTGGGACTCGACCGGGCCGGACTGGCCTGGACCGCAAGCGTTTACGCCCTGGCATTCGGCGGACTGATGCTGCTGGGCGGGAAAGCCGCCGACATCCTCGGGCCGCGCCGGGTGGTGCTCTTCGGACTCGGCCTGTTCATCGCCACTTCACTGCTGGCAGGCCTGGCGACCGGACCGGTGCTGCTGCTGCTGGCGCGGGCCCTGCAGGGGGTGGGTGCGGCAGCAATGTCGCCGGCCGCCCTCTCGGTGATCGCACGGACCTTCACCGGCGATGACCTGTCCCGCGCACTCGGGGTCTGGTCCGGACTCGGCGGTGCCGGCGCGGCAATCGGCGTGCTCCTGGGCGGCGCACTCACGTCCGGGCCGGGCTGGCCATGGGTGTTCTATGTCAATGTGCCGGTGGGGCTGCTCCTGCTGGCCGGGCTGCTGCGGTGGGTCCGCCCCCTGCCGGGCTCGGGCGGACGGCTCGATGTCCTCGGTGCGGCCCTGGTTACGGCGTCGACGTCGGCGGTGGTGTACGGCCTGGTCTCCGCCGGAGATTACGGCTGGATCAGTGCACCCACGCTGATCGCCGGCGCGGCCGGGGTCCTGGGCTACGTGCTGTTCTGGCGGCGGATCCGCACTGCCGGCGCACCGCTGGTGGATCCGGCAATGCTGCAGCGCAAGCCGGTGCTCCTCGGGCTGGGCCTGATTTTCATTGCCACGGCACTGATGATCTCGGTGTTCTTCCTCGGCTCGTTCACCCTGCAGGAGCTGCACGGCTTCAGCGCCCTGGAAACCGGGCTCTCCTTCCTGCCGGTCGCGGTCGGCACGATCGTCGGTTCCAACCTGGCCGGCCGGGTGGTTCCAAGCTGGGGTGTCCGGGCCGTCTACGCGACAGGCCTGTTGATTGCGGCCGCCGGGCTGGCAGCGGCCGCCGGAATTTTCTCCATGACCGTGCTGGTTATCGGCATCACCGTATCCGGGTTCGGTATCGGCGCGGTGTTCGTCGCTGCGGCAGGTAGCCTGTTCTCCGCAGTCCAGCCGCAGGAAGCCGGCGTCGCATCTGCCGCACTGAGCACCTTCCACGAGTTCGGTGCTGCTGCGGGCGTCTCGACGGTCTCCAGCATCGCGGCGGCTGCATTGCTGGTTCCCGGCTTCGCGGCGTTCGCCCCGGGCTACTGGTTCGCCGCCGCTGTCGCCGTGGCAGCCTGCCTCGGTTCACTCGCCTGGCCGCGGAATCCGGCGGCTGCACAGGCCGGCTAA
- a CDS encoding TetR/AcrR family transcriptional regulator — protein MSDTRATRGTASDAAPAAGKRADARRNVEAIVQAATRLLAADPDASVNDIAKAAGVGRVTLYGHFDSRTTLVREVADRAIRHTDLVLSGENFDGDAREALGRLLEMTWHLTHEFGALVVAATGTLPPEEIRRVHEEPAARVRMLLERGRAAGQFSDSVPIEWQVSLIQAILHAASASVQRSEITADDAPGLVRTTVLAALAG, from the coding sequence ATGTCCGATACTCGGGCCACGCGCGGAACGGCCAGTGATGCCGCACCCGCCGCCGGCAAACGGGCGGATGCGCGCCGCAACGTCGAGGCCATTGTGCAGGCTGCCACCCGCCTGCTGGCCGCTGATCCGGATGCCAGCGTCAACGACATCGCCAAGGCCGCCGGGGTTGGCAGGGTCACCCTGTACGGCCATTTCGACTCCCGGACGACGCTGGTGCGCGAGGTGGCGGACCGCGCCATCCGGCACACGGATCTGGTGCTTTCCGGAGAGAATTTCGACGGCGACGCGCGGGAAGCGCTCGGTCGGCTGCTGGAGATGACCTGGCACCTGACCCACGAATTCGGTGCGCTGGTGGTGGCAGCCACGGGCACGCTGCCGCCGGAGGAGATCCGCCGCGTGCACGAGGAACCGGCCGCGCGGGTGCGGATGCTGCTCGAACGCGGACGGGCAGCCGGCCAGTTCTCGGACAGTGTGCCCATTGAATGGCAGGTCAGCCTGATCCAGGCGATCCTGCATGCCGCCTCTGCCTCCGTGCAGCGTAGTGAAATCACGGCCGACGACGCCCCGGGCCTGGTGCGGACCACCGTCCTTGCGGCCCTGGCCGGCTGA
- a CDS encoding alpha/beta fold hydrolase yields the protein MRNNSVAAVTSERVSIPVPAGGAIAGTLRLPADDAPRAAVVVHPATAVAERLYTGFSEYLAEHGYAVLTYDYRGTGASGDPRANRRLRIRDWMQQDVPAAASWMAGRFPEVPQLAVGHSLGGHAMALNNGSDGLLGFVAVASHAGVTKTIIDPKERLRVGLVLRVLGPLTGRVLGMVPGRKIGLGEDMPGGAMLEWSRWSRRPNYFFDDPSMDAAVCAAKVETEVLSIGFTDDPWATPQQIDAIYGRLPNAGVQRRTYTPDDGGMATIGHMGFFRRGAREKLWPEVFDWLEGRIAARP from the coding sequence ATGCGAAATAACAGCGTGGCAGCGGTCACATCCGAACGAGTCAGTATTCCCGTCCCTGCCGGGGGTGCCATCGCCGGCACGCTGCGCCTTCCGGCCGACGACGCGCCCCGCGCCGCCGTCGTCGTCCATCCCGCCACCGCGGTGGCCGAGCGGCTCTACACCGGCTTTTCGGAGTACCTGGCGGAGCACGGATATGCCGTCCTCACTTATGACTACCGCGGCACCGGCGCCTCGGGCGATCCGCGGGCCAACCGCAGGCTGCGGATACGCGACTGGATGCAGCAGGATGTTCCGGCCGCCGCGTCCTGGATGGCCGGCCGGTTCCCCGAGGTGCCGCAGCTCGCCGTCGGGCACAGCCTGGGCGGCCATGCCATGGCGCTGAACAACGGTTCGGACGGGCTGCTGGGCTTCGTCGCCGTGGCCTCTCATGCCGGCGTCACCAAGACCATCATTGATCCGAAGGAACGGCTGCGGGTCGGTCTGGTGCTGCGGGTCCTCGGGCCGCTTACCGGCCGGGTGCTGGGCATGGTGCCCGGGCGGAAAATCGGGCTGGGCGAGGACATGCCGGGCGGCGCCATGCTGGAATGGAGCCGCTGGTCCCGGCGTCCGAACTACTTCTTCGACGACCCGAGCATGGATGCCGCCGTCTGCGCCGCCAAGGTGGAGACCGAGGTGCTGTCGATCGGCTTCACTGACGACCCGTGGGCCACCCCGCAGCAGATCGACGCGATCTACGGGCGTCTTCCCAACGCCGGGGTGCAGCGGCGCACCTACACGCCCGACGACGGCGGGATGGCAACGATCGGGCACATGGGCTTCTTCCGGCGCGGGGCCCGTGAGAAGCTCTGGCCGGAGGTCTTCGATTGGCTGGAGGGCCGGATCGCGGCCCGGCCATGA
- a CDS encoding MarR family winged helix-turn-helix transcriptional regulator — protein MSDGSRGARNGPGVPAGVGSGGGRKRAPRLIFLTLTAERRLRRWISSRGGDRGISASAAGVLLHLMGHPGASTGEVAEAVDASPAGLSGLLSRLEKAGLITRAPDAVDRRTIRVNLTIEGKAALGVVQSALNELNGKITDGFSAEELAVVARWLRHVSVVLD, from the coding sequence ATGAGCGATGGAAGCCGCGGGGCCCGGAACGGGCCGGGCGTGCCCGCCGGTGTTGGGAGTGGTGGCGGCCGGAAGCGGGCTCCACGACTGATCTTCCTGACACTCACCGCGGAGCGCCGGCTGCGCCGCTGGATCAGCTCCCGGGGCGGCGATCGAGGCATCAGTGCGTCGGCCGCCGGAGTACTGCTGCATCTGATGGGGCATCCGGGGGCAAGCACCGGCGAGGTGGCTGAAGCCGTGGATGCCTCTCCTGCCGGGCTGAGTGGGCTGCTCTCCAGGCTGGAGAAGGCAGGGCTCATCACCCGGGCGCCGGATGCGGTGGACCGCCGCACCATCCGCGTGAACCTGACCATTGAGGGGAAGGCTGCGCTCGGCGTCGTACAGTCCGCCTTGAACGAGTTGAACGGGAAGATCACCGACGGCTTCAGCGCCGAGGAACTGGCCGTCGTCGCCCGCTGGCTCCGGCACGTTTCGGTGGTGCTGGACTAG
- a CDS encoding glycosyltransferase 87 family protein produces MALPSADHRSQHQQPRRAPTSTPPGSSRLRTRTSALWLGLGLPAALVLVVLGAQIHGLDFTVYREGARAFLGMGEHRLYDPALVQTDTRGLPFTYPPFAALLLTPFAVLPEAVGLVLVTATSCLCLVLTAILVARYLRDNTVLPERITAALGGSAGVVVLATLLIGVLGPWREGLGFGQINPMLMVLIVADLIRPAGRVPRGILIGLAAGIKLTPLAFGLVFLVRRDWRAILTMGLTFATTVAAGWLASPEQSRIFWLSALSDASRVGDTTDMYNVSLNSLLAHLGTPEALQRPLWLLACAAVVVLGFLAIRRSDARGDMLAAISANAVVMLAISPISWFHHWVWIALVLPALWVSVRRRRAGARGPGIALGVVMVPVFMLSSVTITMMLTGVVSGHGPAALELFTSLGVILPVAALGFWATAPLGPSVKEQQRA; encoded by the coding sequence ATGGCATTACCGTCGGCGGATCACCGCTCCCAGCACCAGCAGCCCCGCCGTGCCCCCACTTCTACACCACCCGGATCCAGCCGACTCCGGACCCGGACAAGCGCACTCTGGCTCGGTTTGGGGCTCCCCGCCGCGCTGGTGCTGGTGGTCCTCGGAGCGCAGATCCACGGCCTGGACTTCACCGTCTACCGCGAGGGCGCCCGGGCGTTCCTGGGCATGGGCGAGCACCGGCTCTACGATCCGGCCCTGGTCCAGACCGACACGCGCGGCCTGCCCTTCACCTATCCGCCGTTTGCCGCACTCCTGCTGACACCGTTCGCCGTGCTGCCCGAGGCCGTGGGGCTGGTGCTGGTCACGGCGACGTCGTGCCTGTGCCTGGTGCTGACCGCCATCCTGGTCGCCCGGTATCTGCGCGATAACACCGTGCTGCCGGAACGGATAACCGCAGCGCTCGGCGGCTCCGCCGGCGTCGTCGTGCTGGCAACGCTGCTGATCGGCGTGCTGGGACCATGGCGCGAAGGCCTGGGCTTCGGGCAGATCAATCCGATGCTCATGGTGCTGATCGTGGCGGACCTGATCCGCCCCGCCGGCCGCGTTCCGCGCGGGATCCTGATCGGTCTGGCTGCCGGCATCAAGCTCACGCCGCTGGCCTTCGGCCTGGTTTTCCTGGTCCGCCGGGACTGGCGGGCCATCCTCACCATGGGCCTCACGTTTGCCACCACTGTGGCCGCGGGCTGGCTGGCGTCACCGGAACAGTCGCGCATCTTCTGGCTCAGTGCGCTCTCCGATGCCAGCCGGGTCGGCGACACCACTGACATGTACAACGTGTCGCTGAACTCGCTTCTCGCGCATCTGGGCACCCCGGAGGCGCTGCAGCGTCCGCTGTGGCTGCTGGCCTGCGCCGCCGTCGTCGTCCTCGGTTTCCTGGCGATTCGCCGGTCCGATGCGCGCGGCGACATGCTGGCAGCGATCAGCGCGAACGCCGTGGTCATGCTCGCGATCTCGCCGATTTCCTGGTTCCATCACTGGGTCTGGATCGCCCTGGTCCTGCCTGCCCTGTGGGTCAGCGTACGACGACGCCGGGCCGGGGCCCGTGGCCCGGGCATCGCCTTGGGGGTGGTCATGGTGCCGGTGTTCATGCTCTCCTCGGTCACCATCACCATGATGCTGACCGGCGTGGTGAGCGGGCATGGGCCGGCGGCACTGGAACTGTTCACCAGTCTTGGCGTGATCCTGCCGGTCGCTGCGTTGGGTTTCTGGGCAACAGCTCCGCTGGGGCCATCCGTCAAAGAGCAGCAGCGCGCCTAG
- a CDS encoding PLP-dependent aminotransferase family protein produces the protein MSHDSSSARIVAGLRAWISTASPGAMLPSSRALVAQYAASPVTVQTALRTLTAQGQIETRPGVGTFVRAVRLARPRDYGWQTAALGSPPARFPQLSAALRMAPNDVIDLHSGYPDRELLPERLLRTAFSRTARSNSVVSRSPAAGLPELQAWFAAELEAAAPAGIMPPAPSDVVVLPGSQSGLSTAFRALVGAGRPLLMESPTYWGAILAAAQAGVEVIPIPSGANGPDPQELIRAFELTGARAFYAQPTFANPTGIQWSPGLAGEVLDVVRRFGAFLIEDDWAHDFGITEDPSPLAARDDSGHVVYLRSLTKSVSPAVRVAGIVARGPARERILADTHAQSMYVSGLLQAVALDVVTQPGWKTHLRGVRQQLAGRRDLLAAALREHVPDAELEVLPRGGLNLWLRLPDATDLPRLVRDCENGGVLVAAGNEWFPAESTGPYLRLNYSGPNPGAFPEGASTIGQALAAQQQ, from the coding sequence ATGTCTCACGATAGCAGTAGTGCCCGGATTGTTGCAGGTCTTCGCGCCTGGATTTCGACTGCGTCACCTGGGGCCATGCTTCCCTCCAGCCGGGCCCTGGTCGCCCAGTACGCAGCCAGCCCGGTCACCGTACAAACGGCCCTGCGCACGCTCACGGCCCAGGGCCAGATCGAGACCCGTCCCGGCGTCGGAACCTTTGTCCGGGCTGTCCGCCTGGCCCGCCCCCGCGACTACGGCTGGCAGACGGCGGCACTGGGATCCCCGCCGGCACGTTTTCCACAGCTCTCAGCCGCCCTGCGGATGGCACCGAACGATGTCATCGACCTGCACTCGGGCTACCCGGACCGCGAGCTCCTCCCCGAACGGCTGCTCCGCACCGCTTTTTCGCGCACCGCCCGCAGTAATTCCGTGGTGAGCCGCTCCCCCGCGGCGGGCCTGCCCGAGTTGCAGGCCTGGTTCGCAGCGGAACTCGAAGCAGCCGCCCCCGCTGGAATCATGCCCCCGGCGCCCAGCGACGTCGTCGTCCTCCCCGGGAGCCAAAGCGGCCTCAGTACCGCCTTCCGCGCACTCGTGGGCGCTGGACGCCCCCTGCTCATGGAATCCCCCACCTATTGGGGCGCCATTCTCGCTGCCGCGCAGGCCGGCGTGGAGGTGATTCCCATCCCCAGCGGCGCCAACGGTCCCGACCCGCAGGAGCTGATCCGTGCGTTTGAACTGACCGGAGCACGGGCGTTCTATGCCCAGCCGACCTTCGCCAATCCCACGGGTATCCAGTGGTCGCCGGGTCTGGCCGGCGAGGTGCTCGACGTCGTCCGGCGGTTTGGGGCGTTCCTGATCGAGGATGATTGGGCGCACGACTTCGGCATCACCGAGGATCCCTCACCGCTGGCGGCACGTGATGACAGCGGGCACGTGGTGTACCTGCGGTCGCTGACCAAGAGCGTCTCGCCGGCCGTCCGGGTTGCCGGCATTGTTGCGCGTGGCCCGGCGCGCGAACGGATTCTGGCCGATACGCACGCACAGTCGATGTATGTCAGCGGCCTGCTGCAGGCGGTAGCGCTCGACGTCGTCACGCAACCGGGGTGGAAAACCCACCTGCGGGGCGTGCGCCAGCAGTTGGCCGGGCGCCGCGACCTGCTCGCCGCCGCCCTGCGGGAGCACGTGCCCGACGCCGAACTGGAGGTGCTGCCGCGAGGCGGCCTGAACCTCTGGCTCCGGCTGCCCGATGCGACCGACCTGCCGCGGCTCGTTCGGGACTGCGAGAACGGCGGCGTCCTGGTCGCCGCCGGGAATGAATGGTTCCCGGCCGAATCGACCGGCCCCTATCTGCGCCTGAACTACTCCGGACCGAATCCGGGCGCGTTTCCCGAAGGAGCAAGTACTATCGGCCAGGCGCTGGCAGCGCAGCAGCAGTAG
- a CDS encoding DMT family transporter: protein MRGHDLRSGSGVQRVPSLRSGLGWGLLGVAAFSVTLPVTRMAVEDGGLSPLFIGSARAVIAAVLAAAALAFTKQILPHGRQWVRLAAVAGGVVLGFPLLTSFALTTAPANHGAVVVGLLPAATAIAAVLRGHERPPLLFWVMASAGAVAVVLFASLHGGGLGGLHWSDLLLFGAVVAGAIGYAEGGLLARELGAWQTVSWALVLASPLMVALTVVAAVRQPQTGTAAEWGALAYLGVVSMFLGFFAWYRGLAIGPMAQVSQVQLVQPVLSICWAALLLHEQLTWPTVLGGAAVIACAGVSVRARVKRS, encoded by the coding sequence CTGCGCGGACACGACCTTCGCTCTGGATCCGGCGTTCAGCGCGTACCCAGCCTTCGCTCCGGCCTCGGCTGGGGGCTGCTGGGGGTTGCCGCCTTTTCCGTGACCCTGCCGGTCACCCGGATGGCGGTGGAGGACGGAGGGCTCTCCCCGCTGTTCATCGGCTCGGCCCGGGCAGTAATTGCGGCAGTACTGGCCGCGGCGGCGCTCGCGTTCACCAAACAGATTCTTCCGCACGGCCGGCAGTGGGTCCGGCTGGCAGCGGTTGCCGGCGGTGTGGTCCTCGGGTTCCCCCTTCTGACCTCCTTCGCACTCACAACAGCTCCGGCCAATCACGGTGCCGTTGTCGTGGGGCTGTTGCCGGCTGCCACCGCCATAGCTGCTGTGCTGCGCGGCCATGAGCGCCCGCCGTTGCTGTTCTGGGTTATGGCTTCTGCGGGGGCAGTCGCAGTAGTGCTGTTTGCATCCCTTCACGGCGGCGGGTTGGGCGGGCTGCACTGGTCGGATCTGTTGCTCTTCGGAGCCGTGGTTGCAGGAGCCATAGGGTACGCGGAAGGAGGACTGCTGGCGCGGGAGCTTGGTGCGTGGCAGACCGTTTCCTGGGCCCTGGTTCTCGCATCTCCGCTGATGGTCGCCCTGACGGTTGTCGCGGCGGTTCGCCAGCCGCAGACGGGTACCGCGGCCGAGTGGGGTGCGCTCGCCTATCTTGGGGTTGTGAGTATGTTCCTCGGGTTTTTCGCCTGGTACCGGGGATTGGCCATTGGCCCGATGGCTCAGGTCAGCCAGGTCCAGCTGGTCCAGCCGGTGTTGAGCATCTGCTGGGCGGCATTGCTGCTGCATGAACAGCTCACCTGGCCAACGGTGTTGGGAGGTGCTGCGGTGATCGCCTGCGCCGGGGTGTCTGTCCGAGCAAGGGTGAAGCGTTCCTAG
- a CDS encoding HNH endonuclease signature motif containing protein, translating into MDQDRNVPGTEAGDDGGGGVGATTAAAAVERSRVVFDAGLGAFTGSLVLQGVEVLDEEQAGVVLTRLDQLGRWVQAQQAKVLHRIEGIFRDEMFFASGKLEPGLAFSLAAEEAATILGIPTGTAAMRMSEAGTLCDTHAATLAKLESGALSYGHVQTVLDQSQNIPAGELPGFEAELLDVAVTGLTGSQFRVKARRLRENKYPETIQKRQRTAFEKRRVVLDPDCDGMSWLSALLPAEKAQAIFTQLSKAARGERSAGDPRMVDQLRADILEDLLLDHDDQQASFNAEKGDATDCGGNPGDKAAGGKTRGRARARARARTEILVLINAETLFGADEQPAELHGYGPISPETARRMAREAAKWTPVERDPETEEILRVGRRRKVPAGLQRWLRARDGTCRFPGCRSNAVISEIDHTRPWAQGGKTDHDNLEHLCRRHHMFKTEGFWKACQPAAGIIEWTSPGGRTYRTEPHLALLTSPVVPVPVDLRLPADVDDLPEADADPPPF; encoded by the coding sequence ATGGATCAAGACAGGAATGTTCCCGGCACCGAGGCCGGCGACGACGGCGGCGGTGGGGTTGGCGCGACCACTGCCGCGGCCGCGGTGGAGCGCAGCCGGGTGGTTTTCGACGCGGGTCTGGGAGCTTTCACCGGGTCGCTGGTCCTGCAGGGTGTCGAGGTCCTGGATGAGGAGCAGGCCGGGGTGGTGTTGACCCGGCTGGATCAGCTGGGCCGGTGGGTGCAGGCGCAGCAAGCGAAAGTCCTGCACCGGATCGAGGGTATCTTCCGGGACGAGATGTTCTTTGCATCAGGGAAACTCGAGCCCGGTTTGGCGTTCAGCCTCGCTGCCGAGGAAGCCGCGACCATCCTGGGGATTCCCACGGGCACTGCGGCGATGCGGATGAGCGAAGCCGGAACACTCTGTGACACGCACGCGGCCACGCTGGCGAAGCTCGAGTCCGGGGCGCTGAGTTACGGGCACGTGCAGACGGTGCTGGATCAGTCGCAGAACATTCCCGCCGGCGAGCTGCCGGGGTTTGAAGCGGAGCTGTTGGACGTGGCTGTTACGGGGCTGACGGGTTCCCAGTTCCGGGTCAAGGCCCGGCGGCTGCGGGAGAACAAATATCCGGAGACGATTCAGAAGCGGCAGCGCACGGCGTTTGAGAAGCGCCGCGTGGTGCTGGACCCGGATTGTGACGGGATGTCCTGGCTTTCGGCGTTGTTGCCTGCAGAGAAGGCGCAAGCGATCTTCACTCAGCTTTCGAAGGCCGCCCGGGGTGAGCGGTCCGCCGGAGACCCGCGGATGGTGGATCAGTTGCGGGCGGACATCCTTGAGGACCTACTGCTGGACCATGATGATCAGCAGGCCAGCTTCAATGCAGAGAAGGGCGACGCAACCGACTGTGGCGGGAACCCGGGTGATAAAGCGGCTGGCGGCAAGACCCGTGGCCGGGCAAGGGCAAGGGCCCGCGCCCGGACCGAGATCCTGGTGCTGATTAACGCGGAAACCCTCTTCGGTGCCGACGAGCAGCCGGCCGAACTGCACGGTTACGGACCCATCAGCCCGGAAACCGCCCGCCGGATGGCTCGGGAAGCAGCGAAATGGACTCCGGTCGAGCGGGATCCGGAGACTGAGGAAATCCTGCGGGTGGGCCGAAGGCGGAAAGTCCCCGCCGGGCTGCAGCGATGGCTGCGTGCCAGGGATGGAACCTGCCGTTTCCCGGGGTGCCGCTCCAATGCCGTGATTTCCGAGATTGACCACACCCGGCCGTGGGCGCAGGGCGGGAAAACCGACCACGACAACCTCGAACACCTCTGCCGGCGGCACCACATGTTCAAAACCGAAGGGTTCTGGAAGGCCTGCCAACCGGCAGCCGGAATTATCGAGTGGACCTCACCGGGCGGACGGACTTATCGGACCGAACCCCATCTGGCTCTGCTGACCTCGCCGGTCGTGCCGGTGCCAGTCGATTTGCGATTGCCAGCCGATGTGGACGACCTGCCTGAAGCCGACGCGGATCCCCCGCCCTTCTGA
- a CDS encoding SdpI family protein — MSEELGGLISLSFALVLLPGICIAVTRQAAEGLVGINGSFGIRTRYTRASDDAWVAGHRAALPVVKAMWPVAGVGLAAAVIVHISFGGSAGTGVAFLALMAEVAVVLRSAAVANRAARSTPAAPDQ, encoded by the coding sequence ATGTCTGAAGAACTCGGGGGTCTGATCTCCCTGTCCTTCGCCCTTGTCCTGCTTCCGGGCATCTGCATTGCCGTTACCCGCCAGGCAGCCGAAGGCCTCGTCGGCATAAACGGTTCCTTCGGGATTCGGACGCGTTATACCCGGGCATCCGATGATGCCTGGGTGGCCGGGCACCGGGCCGCTCTCCCAGTGGTGAAGGCGATGTGGCCTGTTGCCGGCGTTGGGCTGGCAGCCGCCGTTATCGTGCACATTTCCTTTGGTGGTTCCGCGGGTACAGGTGTGGCTTTCCTGGCGCTCATGGCTGAGGTCGCAGTCGTCTTACGTTCCGCCGCGGTCGCTAACCGTGCTGCACGCTCCACTCCGGCCGCTCCGGACCAATAG
- a CDS encoding GNAT family N-acetyltransferase, with the protein MLKPCHLTDEVSMRVLRRGDAPALASAYIRNRDYLSSWEPVRADEYYSEAWQRADINKRFAAAEAGEGFSLGLFAGDRIVGRFNLAGIVRGPFQSAGLGYWVDGQYAGRGLASAAVLAIVEAARDELGLHRIEASTLLHNIGSQRVLLKAGFQQIGMAPRYLKIAGSWQDHNLYQVLLHD; encoded by the coding sequence ATGCTCAAACCCTGCCACCTCACTGATGAAGTCAGCATGCGGGTGCTGCGTCGGGGCGATGCTCCGGCACTGGCATCTGCCTACATCCGCAACCGTGACTACCTTTCCTCGTGGGAACCGGTGCGTGCCGATGAATACTACTCAGAGGCGTGGCAGCGGGCAGATATCAACAAACGCTTTGCAGCAGCCGAAGCAGGCGAGGGCTTCTCCCTTGGGCTGTTTGCCGGAGACCGCATCGTCGGCCGGTTCAATCTGGCCGGAATAGTTCGTGGCCCCTTCCAAAGCGCAGGGCTGGGCTACTGGGTTGATGGCCAGTACGCGGGCCGAGGCCTGGCATCAGCCGCGGTGCTGGCGATTGTGGAAGCGGCACGCGATGAACTCGGGCTGCACCGCATTGAAGCAAGCACGCTCCTGCACAACATCGGCTCCCAACGCGTGCTCTTGAAGGCCGGCTTCCAGCAGATCGGGATGGCGCCGCGCTACTTGAAGATCGCCGGCAGCTGGCAGGACCACAACCTCTACCAAGTGCTCCTGCACGACTAG